In Flavobacterium sp. WV_118_3, one DNA window encodes the following:
- a CDS encoding rhodanese-like domain-containing protein, producing the protein MDITQEQWWQEAQQDSNAVILDVRTEDEWNQGIIPGAINIDIYKGQGFIYQVDELDKSKTYYIYCRSGGRSGQACNLMQQMGFAKTYNLVGGIMEWNGPVEMPEEK; encoded by the coding sequence ATGGACATTACTCAAGAACAATGGTGGCAGGAAGCGCAACAGGACAGCAACGCCGTAATTCTGGATGTGCGTACCGAAGACGAATGGAATCAGGGAATCATTCCGGGTGCCATCAACATCGATATTTATAAAGGACAGGGATTCATTTATCAGGTAGACGAACTGGATAAATCCAAAACCTACTATATTTATTGTCGATCCGGAGGAAGAAGCGGTCAGGCGTGTAACCTGATGCAGCAAATGGGTTTCGCGAAAACCTATAACCTTGTGGGCGGAATTATGGAATGGAATGGACCGGTCGAAATGCCGGAAGAAAAATAA